The proteins below come from a single Vitis vinifera cultivar Pinot Noir 40024 chromosome 9, ASM3070453v1 genomic window:
- the LOC100242867 gene encoding multiple organellar RNA editing factor 7, mitochondrial, giving the protein MIRSLIRNPLQLTAVLSLSAAASNVRLSRCYFPLIPTSSFVSSRSAFGYFSSDSETQSSELTRLPTILDGCDYEHWLVVMEAPQRYPLRDEIVRGYIRTLAMVLRSEEEAKKSIYSVSTKYYYAFGCKIAENLAHQIKSLPNVKWVLPDSYLCHGGNGYGGEPFVNGEVVPYDEKYHADWLRDKSDDKCRNKTSSKKARRKRKNRFSKDQDV; this is encoded by the exons ATGATACGGAGTCTGATCAGAAATCCGTTGCAGTTAACCGCAGTCCTGTCTCTTTCCGCCGCTGCGTCTAACGTCCGATTATCTCGCTGTTATTTTCCGTTAATCCCTACATCTAGCTTCGTTTCTTCTCGTTCAGCTTTTGGATACTTCTCCAGTGATTCGGAGACTCAGTCCTCCGAGCTGACCCGGCTTCCGACTATTCTCGATGGGTGCGACTACGAGCACTGGCTCGTGGTTATGGAAGCTCCTCAGAGATACCCACTTCGAGATGAGATCGTTCGTGGGTATATCAGAACCCTGGCAATGGTTTTAAGAAG TGAAGAAGAAGCAAAAAAATCGATTTACTCAGTTTCTACTAAGTACTACTATGCATTTGGTTGCAAAATTGCAGAAAATTTGGCCCACCAAATCAAAT CCCTGCCCAATGTGAAATGGGTTCTGCCAGATTCTTATCTCTGTCATGGTGGAAATGGCTATGGAG GAGAACCATTTGTGAATGGGGAGGTTGTTCCATATGATGAAAAGTACCATGCAGACTGGTTGCGGGATAAAAGTGATGATAAGTGTAGAAACAAGACCAGCTCCAAGAAAgctagaagaaaaagaaagaacagaTTTTCCAAAGATCAGGATGTTTAA
- the LOC100265158 gene encoding serine/threonine-protein kinase RIPK, which yields MGLKKGTWKYAFPSCFRHTGSRNVALKRRSLKRLCSSRIATDLDVFTLAEVRAITHNFSSSSFLGEGGFGPVYKGVIDEKVRPGFKAQQVAVKVLDLDGQQGHREWLAEVIFLGQLRHPHLVKLIGYCSEKEQRVLIYEYMAKGNLENQLFRRYSASLPWTTRVKIALEAAKGLAFLHEEENPVIFRDFKASNILLDSDYTVKLSDFGLAKDGPEGDETHVTTRVMGTEGYAAPEYIMTGHLTTMSDVYSFGVVLLELLTGRRSTDKSRPSREQNLVGWALPFLKDPQKLKRIIDPKLEGMYSTEGAKRVAMLANQCLSQKAKCRPRMSSVVKTLESLMDLADTGFMPFVYIVPAEGQKKGEAQITLRVCGKDEAEAEAEANHNNGKEAGKKDENKEIGLLKCPKGLRHTHRLSQFRSGPVYSDNKFCITLQTGMNCTNQ from the exons ATGGGTTTGAAGAAGGGTACGTGGAAATATGCGTTTCCCAGCTGTTTCAGGCATACCGGCTCCAGGAATGTTGCTTTGAAACGAAGGTCGCTGAAGAGGCTGTGTAGTTCTCGCATTGCGACAGACCTTGATGTGTTTACTCTGGCGGAGGTGAGGGCGATTACTCATAACTTCTCTTCGAGTAGTTTTCTGGGTGAAGGTGGGTTCGGACCAGTGTACAAGGGGGTCATTGATGAGAAGGTTAGGCCTGGATTTAAGGCTCAGCAGGTGGCTGTTAAGGTGCTGGATTTGGATGGTCAGCAAGGCCATAGGGAGTGGCTG GCTGAAGTAATCTTTCTTGGGCAATTGAGGCATCCCCATCTGGTGAAATTGATTGGATATTGCAGTGAGAAGGAGCAAAGGGTGCTGATATATGAATACATGGCTAAGGGAAACTTGGAGAACCAGCTCTTCAGAA GATATTCAGCTTCTTTGCCATGGACAACAAGAGTCAAGATTGCTCTAGAGGCTGCAAAGGGCCTTGCTTTCCTCCATGAAGAGGAGAATCCAGTGATATTCCGAGATTTCAAGGCTTCAAACATCTTATTGGACTCG GACTATACTGTTAAGCTCTCTGATTTTGGCCTAGCAAAGGATGGTCCAGAAGGTGATGAAACGCATGTCACGACTCGGGTTATGGGGACAGAAGGCTATGCTGCTCCGGAATATATCATGACTG GTCATTTGACAACAATGAGCGACGTATACAGCTTTGGTGTAGTGCTTTTAGAGCTGCTAACAGGGAGACGGTCCACGGACAAGAGCCGGCCCAGTAGAGAGCAGAACCTGGTGGGGTGGGCATTGCCATTTTTGAAGGATCCCCAGAAGCTCAAGCGAATAATCGACCCCAAGCTCGAAGGGATGTACTCAACAGAAGGAGCCAAGAGGGTAGCCATGCTGGCCAACCAATGCTTGAGCCAAAAGGCCAAGTGCAGACCCAGAATGAGCTCTGTGGTCAAGACTTTAGAATCTCTCATGGACTTGGCAGACACTGGATTTATGCCTTTTGTCTACATTGTCCCAGCAGAAGGCCAAAAGAAAGGTGAAGCACAAATTACCTTAAGGGTGTGTGGGAAAGATGAAGCAGAAGCAGAAGCAGAAGCTAATCACAACAATGGAAAAGAAGCTGGAAAAAAAGACGAAAATAAAGAGATTGGGCTGCTCAAATGTCCTAAAGGCCTTAGACATACGCATAGATTGAGTCAATTCAGGTCAGGTCCTGTATACTCtgataataaattttgtatCACTCTTCAAACTGGCATGAACTGCACAAATCAGTAG
- the LOC100258288 gene encoding exportin-T, which translates to MEDLEKAILISFDESGRVESALKLQAVGFIDKIKESPLICSICVERLCFSKLVQVQFWCLQCLHDVIRVRYSSMSLDEKGFVRKSVFSMACFERLEGVDDESSVRVLEGPPFIKNKLAQVLVTLIYFEYPLIWSSVFVDYLPHLGKGAPVIDMFCRILNALDDELISLDYTRTQDELVVATRVKDAMRQQCVAQIVRAWYNIVSLYRNSDPDLCSSVLDSMRRYISWIDIGLIVNDAFIPLLFELILVKGLPEQLRGSAAGCVLAVVSKRMDLQAKLSLLQNLKISRVFGLVAEDSDSELASKIASLLTGYATELLECSKKLNSEDLKQTSMELLDEVLPSVFFVTQNCEVDNAFSIVQFLLGFVATMKSLSPLTEKQLLHVGQILEVIRTQICYDPIYRNNLDVFDKIGREEEGRMVEFRKDFFVLLRSVGRVAPDVTQMFIRNSLGNAVASSSDRNVEEVEAALSLFYAFGESINDEVMKVGNGPLGQLVLMLLSTTFACHSNRLVALVYLETVTRYMKFVQVNDQYLHLVLAAFLDERGIHHPNINVSRRASYLFMRVVKSLKAKLVPFIENILQNLQDTVAQFTRMNSMSKELSGSEDGSHIFEAIGLLIGMEDVPPEKQSEYLSSLLTPLCQQVEVLLINAKVQNAEDPVAKIANIQQIIMAINALSKGFSERLVTASRPAIGLMFKQTLDVLLQILVVFPKIEPLRTKVTSFIHRMVDTLGASVFPYLPKALEQLLAESEPRELVGFLVLINQLICKFNTLVRDILEEIYPAVAGRIFNILPRDPFPSGPGSSTEEIRELQELQRTLYTFLHVIATHDLSSVFLSPRSRGYLDPMMQLLLRTACGHKDTLVRKACVQIFIRLIKDWCTRSYGEEMVPGFQSFIIEVFATNCCLYSVLDRSFEFRDANTLVLFGEIVLAQKIMYEKFGNEFLIHFVSKGFPAAHCPQDLAEEYCQKLQGSDIKALKSFYQSLIESLRHQQNGSLVFR; encoded by the exons ATGGAGGATCTCGAAAAGGCGATTCTGATAAGCTTTGATGAATCCGGGAGAGTTGAATCGGCGCTGAAACTGCAAGCAGTGGGGTTTATTGATAAGATAAAGGAGTCGCCTTTGATATGTAGTATATGCGTTGAGCGCTTGTGTTTTTCGAAGCTCGTTCAGGTGCAGTTCTGGTGCTTGCAGTGTTTACATGATGTGATTCGTGTGCGCTACTCTTCGATGAGTTTGGACGAGAAGGGTTTTGTGAGGAAATCCGTGTTTTCCATGGCGTGTTTCGAGCGTTTAGAGGGTGTGGATGATGAGAGCTCTGTTAGGGTTTTAGAAGGTCCGCCATTCATAAAGAATAAGCTTGCTCAAGTTTTAGtaactttgatttattttgaatatCCATTGATTTGGTCTTCGGTTTTTGTTGATTATCTTCCTCATTTGGGTAAAGGCGCCCCAGTGATCGACATGTTTTGTCGGATTTTGAATGCCTTAGACGATGAATTGATTAGTTTGGACTACACTCGAACTCAGGATGAACTTGTGGTTGCAACGCGGGTAAAGGATGCCATGAGGCAACAATGTGTGGCTCAGATAGTGAGAGCTTGGTACAACATTGTATCTTTGTACAGAAATTCTGATCCGGATCTCTGTTCTAGTGTGTTGGACTCAATGAGAAGATATATTTCTTGGATTGATATTGGGTTAATTGTGAATGATGCCTTTATCCCATTATTGTTTGAGTTGATTTTGGTCAAGGGATTACCGGAACAACTTCGAGGTTCTGCTGCTGGGTGTGTTTTGGCGGTAGTCTCTAAGCGGATGGATCTGCAAGCCAAGCTCTCACTTTTGCAGAACCTTAAGATTAGTCGGGTTTTTGGGTTGGTGGCCGAGGATAGTGATTCTGAATTGGCTTCAAAAATAGCCTCATTACTCACTGGGTATGCCACAGAACTTCTAGAATGTTCCAAGAAGTTGAATTCTGAGGATCTTAAGCAGACCTCAATGGAGCTTTTGGATGAAGTTTTACCATCAGTTTTTTTTGTAACACAGAACTGTGAGGTTGACAATGCATTCAGTATCGTTCAGTTTCTTTTGGGTTTTGTGGCCACTATGAAGAGCCTTTCACCTCTGACGGAGAAACAGCTGCTTCATGTGGGCCAGATATTGGAAGTAATACGCACACAGATTTGCTATGATCCTATTTATCGTAATAATCTTgatgtgtttgataaaattgggAGAGAAGAGGAAGGTAGGATGGTGGAGTTTCGGAAGGATTTCTTTGTGTTACTCCGTAGTGTTGGTCGTGTGGCACCGGATGTCACACAGATGTTCATCAGAAATTCGTTAGGGAATGCTGTTGCATCTTCATCTGATAGAAATGTAGAAGAGGTAGAAGCTGCACTTTCCCTTTTCTATGCTTTTGGAGAATCAATAAATGATGAGGTGATGAAAGTTGGAAATGGACCCCTGGGGCAATTGGTGCTGATGCTTTTATCAACAACCTTTGCTTGCCATTCCAATAGGCTGGTTGCACTTGTGTATTTGGAGACAGTAACAAGATATATGAAGTTTGTTCAGGTGAACGACCAATATCTACATTTGGTTCTTGCTGCCTTTCTTGATGAAAGAGGTATACACCATCCAAACATCAATGTGAGTCGAAGGGCAAGTTATCTTTTTATGAGGGTTGTGAAATCACTGAAAGCAAAGCTTGTCCCtttcatagaaaatattttgcAG AATCTGCAGGATACAGTTGCTCAATTTACGAGAATGAACAGCATGTCAAAAGAGCTTTCTGGATCCGAGGACGGTAGTCACATTTTTGAG GCTATTGGCTTATTAATTGGAATGGAAGATGTACCACCAGAGAAGCAATCCGAGTACCTATCTTCATTGCTAACTCCTCTTTGTCAACAG GTTGAGGTATTGCTCATAAATGCCAAAGTACAGAATGCAGAGGACCCTGTTGCAAAAATTGCAAACATCCAGCAAATAATCATGGCAATTAATGCTTTAAGCAAG GGCTTCAGTGAGCGTCTTGTAACTGCTAGTCGCCCTGCTATTGGTCTCATGTTTAAGCAG ACATTGGATGTCCTTCTCCAAATTCTTGTTGTATTTCCAAAAATAGAGCCTCTGCGGACTAAG GTTACATCATTTATTCACCGAATGGTGGACACATTAGGAGCATCTGTATTTCCTTACCTCCCTAAGGCATTGGAACAATTGCTCGCAGAAAGTGAG CCAAGAGAGTTGGTGGGTTTCCTTGTATTAATCAATCAGCTCATATGCAAATTCAACACCTTGGTCCGTGACATATTGGAGGAAATATATCCTGCTGTTGCTGGTAGGATATTTAATATTCTCCCAAGGGATCCATTTCCATCAGGACCTGGGAGCAGTACTGAG GAAATCCGTGAGTTGCAAGAACTTCAGCGGACATTGTACACATTTCTCCATGTGATAGCGACACATGATCTGTCTTCAGTTTTCCTTTCCCCAAGAAGCAGGGGCTACTTGGATCCAATGATGCAGTTGCTATTGCGCACCGCTTGTGGTCACAAGGATACTCTTGTAAGAAAG GCCTGCGTACAGATCTTTATTAGGCTAATTAAAGATTGGTGCACTAGATCTTATGGTGAAGAAATG GTACCTGGTTTCCAGAGTTTCATAATTGAGGTCTTTGCAACAAACTGTTGTTTGTACAGTGTGCTTGACAGATCCTTCGAGTTTCGTGATGCTAATACT CTTGTTTTGTTTGGAGAAATAGTACTGGCTCAGAAGATTATGTATGAGAAATTTGGTAACGAGTTTCTCATTCATTTTGTTTCAAAAGGTTTCCCTGCTGCACATTGCCCTCAAGATTTGGCTGAGGAATATTGTCAAAAATTGCAG GGTAGTGATATAAAGGCTTTGAAATCTTTCTACCAGTCACTCATTGAAAGTTTGAGACACCAACAGAATGGAAGCCTTGTTTTCAGATAG